A region of Odocoileus virginianus isolate 20LAN1187 ecotype Illinois chromosome 11, Ovbor_1.2, whole genome shotgun sequence DNA encodes the following proteins:
- the LOC110144698 gene encoding uncharacterized protein produces the protein MGNLDCCPGGYFAQKARRNIHQGSKTSTSSWVKRVRCWSQNKMHPITDPVEVPQEDLVEERPQGWNEEQELSTLKVHGTAKEIASYTNIYIPLLRYIQNDEGFTEDLPVNPACDRTEGTGCFSKDASPRRPEETLLSGSRASTSSWVSRVRCWTRNKVHLKTDPLAEPPEDQLEEVSNSKLEEEAMTTAVACKATYEHASHENPGVKRHQAWAKGQPLSTRKVGSPVFICDKTVASFLYFFIQ, from the exons ATGGGCAATCTGGACTGTTGCCCTGGAG GATACTTTGCCCAAAAGGCCAGAAGAAACATCCATCAGGGGTCAAAAACATCAACCTCCAGCTGGGTGAAGAGGGTTCGTTGTTGGTCACAAAATAAGATGCATCCTATAACTGACCCAGTTGAAG TTCCCCAGGAGGACCTGGTGGAGGAACGCCCCCAGGGCTGGAATGAGGAGCAGGAGCTGAGTACCCTGAAG GTGCATGGAACAGCCAAAGAGATTGCTTCATATACAAATATCTACATCCCTCTGCTCAGATACATTCAAAATGATGAAG GTTTCACTGAGGACCTGCCAGTCAACCCAGCTTGTGATCGGACAGAAGGGACTGGGTGCTTCTCCAAG GATGCTTCACCCAGAAGGCCGGAAGAAACATTGCTCAGCGGTTCAAGAGCATCAACCTCCAGCTGGGTGAGCAGGGTTCGTTGTTGGACACGAAATAAGGTGCACCTTAAAACTGACCCACTTGCAG AGCCCCCTGAGGACCAACTGGAGGAGGTCTCCAATTCAAAGTTGGAGGAAGAGGCTATGACCACCGCTGTG GCATGCAAAGCAACCTATGAACATG CTTCCCATGAGAACCCAGGGGTGAAACGGCACCAGGCCTGGGCAAAGGGACAGCCTCTGAGTACTCGGAAGGTAGGTTCGCCTGTCTTTATCTGTGATAAGACTGTTGcttcatttctctatttttttattcAGTAA